From one Candidatus Omnitrophota bacterium genomic stretch:
- the lpxK gene encoding tetraacyldisaccharide 4'-kinase: protein MSEKIRRYFYSLMTDEAQGPAAAALKLLLYGLSFDYVSVLAVTRFLLKRGIVRSYRPKCRVISVGNITLGGTGKTPLTAEIARRFREKGKKVVILTRGYMKDRDTGIADEAEVFKSSLDGVPVLVGRDRIASAKEAEEKYAPDIILLDDGFQHLRLKRDVDVVAVSSDNPFGNGKLIPRGILREPVSALKRAHIIVVTKVLPEEASQGRAEILKDRIRDVNPDAAIFNASYEPRRLYDAMGGADAPIDCLNNKSVALLCAIGDPASFEDSVVSLGANIAAAYFFMDHHIYSSREIGRIAAECKGKGIDTIVTTEKDLPRIKQAGAADPGLGVKMLALAVEIKINDEEHFFGGLDPIFIRKA, encoded by the coding sequence ATGAGCGAGAAGATCAGGCGGTATTTTTATTCGTTGATGACCGATGAGGCGCAAGGCCCCGCAGCCGCGGCCCTCAAGCTGCTCCTTTATGGGCTGTCATTTGACTACGTCTCTGTTTTAGCGGTCACGAGATTTCTTTTGAAGAGGGGGATCGTCAGGTCTTATCGTCCCAAATGCAGGGTAATAAGCGTCGGGAATATAACGCTGGGAGGGACAGGCAAGACCCCTTTGACCGCGGAGATCGCGCGTAGATTCAGGGAAAAAGGGAAGAAGGTCGTGATACTGACGCGAGGTTACATGAAGGACAGGGATACGGGCATTGCCGACGAAGCCGAGGTCTTCAAGAGCTCGCTTGACGGGGTCCCGGTCCTCGTGGGGCGCGACAGGATAGCGTCCGCAAAAGAGGCCGAGGAGAAATACGCGCCGGATATTATATTGCTTGACGACGGTTTCCAGCACCTGAGGCTCAAGAGGGACGTCGATGTGGTCGCGGTCAGTTCGGACAACCCTTTCGGCAACGGGAAATTGATCCCGAGGGGCATACTCAGGGAGCCGGTCTCGGCGCTTAAGAGGGCCCATATCATCGTAGTGACCAAGGTCCTCCCGGAAGAGGCGAGCCAGGGCAGGGCGGAGATATTGAAAGACAGAATAAGGGATGTCAATCCCGATGCGGCGATATTTAACGCCTCATACGAGCCGCGGCGCCTTTATGACGCGATGGGGGGCGCCGATGCCCCGATCGATTGCCTGAATAACAAGTCGGTCGCGCTCTTATGCGCGATAGGCGACCCGGCTTCTTTTGAGGATAGCGTGGTCTCGCTCGGGGCGAATATCGCCGCGGCGTATTTTTTCATGGACCACCATATCTATTCTTCGCGCGAGATCGGCAGGATCGCCGCTGAGTGCAAGGGCAAGGGAATAGATACGATTGTAACGACCGAGAAAGACCTGCCGCGCATAAAACAGGCCGGCGCGGCGGATCCCGGTTTGGGCGTGAAGATGCTGGCGCTGGCGGTGGAAATAAAAATAAATGACGAGGAGCACTTTTTTGGCGGACTGGATCCTATATTTATTCGTAAGGCTTGA
- a CDS encoding 3-deoxy-D-manno-octulosonic acid transferase, which translates to MLYDLFFVIFSVFYLPYFLLSGKWRSFSSQRLGIFDSETLSKIKDSGAVWLHAVSVGEVMASVPLYEELRRNLPGGKIIVSTVTATGNKIAREKFKDAVAIIYLPLDLSGITDRVVKLVRPEIALIAETEIWPNLIASLKKNGAKIAIFNGRVSPGSFRNYGMVRPLLKDVLQKIDLFLMQSGADAEKIISLGAPKERVKATGNLKYDAALMKSPGDPPDILRKKLGLGAGEKLLVAGSTNPGEEEKILRCYKELSEEFPELRLLIAPRHTDRTGSVAGLVRGSGLTPRLVSGPETGALGEKEVLILDVMGRLSHLYAAADIVFIGGSLINKGGQNPLEAAYHSKVVLFGPYTHNFEEITNDLISARGAVKVGDEAELVASLRVLLENDAERRKMGENARRTLESKAGAAKKDFYLIKPFLGRI; encoded by the coding sequence ATGCTCTACGACCTGTTTTTTGTAATATTCTCCGTTTTTTATCTCCCGTATTTTTTGCTCTCAGGCAAATGGCGGAGTTTCAGCAGCCAGCGGCTCGGGATCTTCGACAGCGAAACACTTTCAAAGATAAAAGACTCCGGGGCGGTCTGGCTGCATGCCGTCTCGGTGGGCGAAGTGATGGCGAGCGTCCCGCTTTATGAGGAACTGAGAAGGAACCTCCCGGGCGGCAAGATAATCGTCTCGACAGTCACCGCTACCGGCAATAAGATAGCCCGCGAGAAATTCAAAGATGCCGTCGCTATAATATACCTGCCTCTCGACCTGAGCGGCATAACGGACAGGGTCGTAAAGCTGGTAAGGCCGGAGATCGCCCTCATCGCCGAGACCGAGATATGGCCGAACCTGATAGCTTCTTTGAAAAAAAACGGCGCGAAAATAGCGATATTCAACGGCAGGGTCTCGCCCGGCTCGTTCAGGAATTACGGCATGGTAAGGCCGCTGCTTAAAGATGTCCTGCAAAAGATAGACCTTTTCCTTATGCAGTCCGGGGCCGACGCCGAAAAGATCATCTCCCTCGGGGCGCCGAAAGAGAGAGTGAAGGCTACGGGGAACCTGAAATATGACGCGGCCCTGATGAAGAGCCCCGGCGATCCCCCGGATATCTTAAGGAAAAAGCTGGGGCTGGGGGCCGGAGAGAAATTATTGGTCGCGGGTTCGACCAACCCCGGAGAGGAAGAGAAGATATTGCGCTGCTATAAAGAACTCTCTGAGGAATTTCCCGAGTTGAGGCTGCTCATCGCGCCGAGGCATACGGACAGGACCGGCAGCGTGGCCGGCCTTGTAAGGGGATCAGGATTGACCCCGCGGCTCGTTTCAGGACCGGAGACGGGGGCGCTTGGGGAGAAAGAGGTGCTGATATTGGACGTGATGGGCAGGCTCTCCCATCTCTACGCCGCCGCCGATATCGTCTTCATCGGAGGGAGCCTGATAAATAAAGGCGGGCAGAACCCCCTCGAGGCCGCGTACCATTCGAAGGTAGTGCTATTCGGCCCGTATACGCATAATTTTGAGGAGATAACGAACGACCTCATCTCGGCGAGAGGGGCAGTGAAGGTCGGGGACGAAGCCGAGCTAGTCGCCTCGCTGCGCGTCCTGCTCGAGAACGATGCCGAGCGGCGCAAGATGGGCGAGAACGCGAGGCGGACGCTGGAGTCTAAGGCCGGCGCCGCTAAAAAAGATTTCTATCTTATCAAACCGTTTCTTGGAAGAATATGA
- the xerC gene encoding tyrosine recombinase XerC — translation MIDRYVEKFIRYLEIERNASKHTLINYSVDLKSLNEFLKEEPIEKVDYISLRRYLAHVKEQNLSKVSIARKIASIRSFFKFLFREGIIKNNPASSLSTPKRDKHLPKFLDEKEIVLLLESPDREGEVGLRDRAILETLYSTGIRVSELVGLNMDYIDQIGGIIKVFGKGKKERIVPIGERALQAIRDYLKARRPVAKETKSRTSMEVRDKALFFNKNGGRLTDRSIRRIINKYITKASIQQKISPHTLRHSFATHMLDHGADLRSVQELLGHANLSTTQIYTHITTERLKSAYTKAHPRA, via the coding sequence TTGATAGATAGATACGTCGAGAAATTCATAAGATATCTTGAGATCGAGAGGAACGCCTCGAAACATACGCTAATAAACTATTCGGTCGATCTCAAATCATTGAATGAATTCCTCAAGGAAGAGCCGATAGAGAAGGTCGATTACATCTCGCTGCGCAGGTATCTGGCGCATGTCAAGGAACAGAACCTGTCGAAGGTCTCGATCGCCCGCAAGATCGCCTCGATAAGGTCTTTTTTCAAGTTCCTCTTCAGGGAAGGGATAATAAAGAACAACCCCGCGTCGTCGCTTTCGACGCCAAAGCGGGACAAACACCTCCCGAAGTTCCTGGACGAAAAAGAGATAGTCCTGCTCCTGGAATCGCCCGACAGGGAGGGCGAGGTGGGGCTCAGGGACAGGGCGATACTCGAGACTCTCTATTCGACAGGGATAAGGGTGAGCGAGCTCGTCGGCCTGAATATGGACTACATCGACCAGATAGGCGGGATCATAAAAGTGTTCGGCAAGGGCAAAAAAGAGAGGATAGTGCCGATAGGCGAGAGGGCGCTCCAGGCTATAAGGGATTACCTGAAGGCGCGCAGGCCGGTCGCGAAGGAGACTAAGTCCCGCACTTCCATGGAAGTGCGGGATAAAGCGCTCTTCTTCAACAAGAACGGCGGCAGGCTGACCGACAGGTCGATAAGAAGGATAATAAATAAATATATAACCAAGGCGAGCATCCAGCAGAAGATATCGCCGCACACCCTGCGCCATTCATTCGCGACGCATATGCTCGACCACGGCGCCGACCTGAGGAGCGTGCAGGAGCTTCTCGGCCACGCCAACCTCTCGACGACCCAGATATATACCCATATAACTACCGAAAGGCTCAAGTCCGCGTATACAAAAGCGCACCCGCGGGCTTAA
- the topA gene encoding type I DNA topoisomerase produces MIKICVNGKDIQADDGITVAGLISDLKADVKYAAVELNLNILDRSKYDSVKLKEGDKVEIILPVGGGKGGALVIVESPAKAKTIEKFLGKGYTVRSSMGHVIDLPMRKMGIDIENNFTPTYKVIAKKKKLLSELKAEAKDKDTIYIATDPDREGEAIGWHLAGYLGKNKKVKRVVFHEITKKAILEAFDNPAEIDIKLVNAQQARRVLDRIVGYSLSPLLWKKITRGLSAGRVQSVAVKLIVDREREIQAFVAVEYWELEAELKKKKDKKSFFAQLDKINDAKAEVKDKASSDKILAELSGAKYTVKDIKETEKRMNPQAPFTTSKMQQESFNKLHYRAGKTMKIAQQLYEGLDIGTEGTVGLITYMRTDSVKVAFSAIEEARFYIKDKFGKDYLPPEANVYKSKKAAQEAHEAIRPSSAAREPDAIKQYLTPDQYKLYKLIWAKFIASQMRPAVMSVVSIDIEARKCLFRASGSTVIFPGFKAAYDDEEEEKDKKKAYIPKLAIGDTVDLIKLDPTQHFTKPPPRFTDASLVKALEEDGIGRPSTYAPTIETVVARNYVRREGSALWPTELGTVVNDLLTQSFPVIIDEEFTAKMEEELDEIEEGKVEWAQVLRDFYGPFSQWLSKAQVEMKDVKKDVEELDEVCEKCGRKMIIKWGRRGRFKSCSGFPECKNAKPLVTTGIKCPEPGCDGELVERRSRRGAFYGCSRFPTCRHVENKPKQTEGDAQSSSADEGKPKQTEGDAQSSPTGEGKPEDKPKQEPQP; encoded by the coding sequence ATGATAAAGATATGCGTGAACGGAAAAGATATCCAGGCCGATGACGGCATTACGGTCGCCGGGCTCATCTCGGACCTTAAGGCCGACGTGAAATACGCGGCCGTCGAATTGAACCTCAATATACTCGACAGGTCGAAATATGATTCCGTGAAACTTAAAGAAGGCGACAAGGTCGAGATAATCCTGCCTGTAGGCGGCGGCAAGGGCGGCGCCCTGGTCATAGTCGAGTCGCCGGCAAAAGCCAAAACGATAGAAAAGTTCCTCGGTAAAGGTTACACCGTCCGCTCATCCATGGGCCACGTCATCGACCTGCCCATGCGAAAGATGGGAATTGACATAGAGAACAATTTCACGCCTACCTATAAAGTGATCGCTAAAAAGAAAAAATTGCTCAGCGAGTTGAAGGCCGAAGCGAAGGACAAAGACACCATTTATATCGCGACCGACCCTGACCGCGAAGGCGAAGCTATAGGCTGGCACCTGGCCGGGTATCTCGGGAAGAACAAAAAGGTCAAGAGGGTCGTATTCCACGAGATAACGAAGAAGGCGATACTCGAAGCTTTCGATAATCCCGCCGAGATAGATATCAAGCTGGTAAATGCCCAGCAGGCCCGCCGCGTCCTCGACAGGATAGTCGGCTACTCTTTAAGCCCGCTCCTCTGGAAAAAGATAACGCGCGGATTGAGCGCGGGAAGGGTCCAGTCGGTCGCGGTAAAACTCATCGTCGACCGCGAGCGCGAGATACAGGCGTTCGTCGCGGTTGAATATTGGGAACTCGAAGCGGAACTCAAGAAGAAAAAAGATAAGAAATCCTTTTTCGCGCAGCTGGATAAGATCAACGACGCGAAGGCCGAGGTTAAAGATAAAGCGTCTTCGGATAAGATACTTGCGGAGCTCTCAGGCGCGAAATATACGGTAAAGGATATAAAGGAAACCGAGAAGAGGATGAACCCGCAGGCCCCTTTCACTACCTCGAAGATGCAGCAGGAATCCTTCAATAAACTGCATTACAGGGCCGGGAAGACGATGAAGATAGCCCAGCAGCTCTACGAAGGCCTCGATATCGGGACCGAGGGCACTGTCGGTCTCATCACTTACATGAGGACCGACTCGGTAAAAGTGGCCTTCTCCGCGATAGAGGAGGCAAGGTTCTACATAAAAGACAAATTCGGGAAAGATTATCTTCCTCCCGAAGCGAATGTATATAAGTCCAAAAAAGCCGCGCAGGAAGCCCACGAGGCGATCCGCCCGTCCTCGGCCGCCAGGGAGCCGGACGCGATAAAGCAATATCTCACGCCCGACCAGTATAAATTATACAAATTGATATGGGCGAAATTCATCGCCAGCCAGATGAGGCCTGCGGTCATGTCTGTCGTATCCATAGATATAGAGGCAAGAAAGTGCCTGTTCAGGGCTTCGGGCTCGACTGTAATATTCCCCGGCTTTAAGGCCGCGTATGACGATGAAGAGGAAGAAAAGGACAAGAAGAAGGCATATATACCGAAACTCGCGATAGGCGATACGGTCGACCTTATAAAACTCGACCCGACCCAGCATTTCACGAAACCGCCGCCAAGATTTACCGACGCCTCGCTGGTAAAGGCGCTCGAGGAAGACGGCATCGGCCGCCCTTCCACTTACGCGCCCACCATCGAGACGGTCGTCGCCCGCAATTACGTCAGGCGTGAAGGCTCAGCGCTATGGCCTACGGAATTGGGCACGGTCGTCAATGACCTTCTCACCCAAAGCTTCCCGGTCATCATAGACGAGGAATTCACCGCCAAGATGGAAGAAGAGCTCGATGAGATAGAAGAAGGCAAAGTCGAGTGGGCGCAGGTCCTCAGGGATTTCTACGGGCCTTTTTCGCAGTGGCTCTCAAAGGCCCAGGTCGAGATGAAAGACGTCAAGAAAGATGTCGAGGAGCTCGATGAGGTCTGCGAGAAGTGCGGACGGAAGATGATAATAAAGTGGGGCAGGCGCGGCAGGTTCAAGAGCTGTTCAGGATTTCCCGAATGCAAGAACGCCAAACCTTTGGTCACGACCGGCATAAAGTGCCCGGAGCCGGGGTGCGACGGCGAGCTCGTAGAACGCAGGTCGCGCCGGGGCGCGTTCTACGGTTGTTCCAGGTTCCCCACCTGCCGGCACGTGGAGAACAAGCCCAAGCAAACAGAAGGCGATGCGCAGTCCTCGTCCGCAGACGAGGGCAAGCCCAAGCAAACAGAAGGCGATGCGCAGTCCTCGCCGACAGGCGAGGGCAAGCCCGAAGATAAGCCCAAGCAGGAGCCGCAGCCTTGA
- the dprA gene encoding DNA-processing protein DprA, whose translation MNEKELLIVLNCIPDIGFIRFNNLMKHFGAVEKIFSATKAELEKVDQIGPKVSSAIISCDKDKALKGEMKLIERRNVKVISYLDKDYPVNLKDIYDPPIILYVKGELTAEDRYSIGIVGSRHASRYGLQTAERLGYELAAHGMTVVSGLARGIDAAGHKGALKAKGRTIAVLGSGLANIYPEEHMGLAEEISKNGAVVSEFPMAMEPYKDNFPRRNRIISGLSLGVVVVEAAKNSGALITTDFALEQGRELFAVPGQARAATSAGTNMLIRQGAKLVESADDVIEELGDVIRGHMKAERPEEPERIPGGLGRQEEDVFVRLSGTPVNIDEIVDGTGLPVAEVMHSLTKLELKGIIAQLPGKSYVRKS comes from the coding sequence ATGAACGAAAAAGAGCTTTTGATAGTTTTAAATTGTATTCCCGATATAGGTTTTATTAGGTTTAATAATCTGATGAAGCACTTTGGGGCAGTTGAAAAGATATTCTCCGCCACGAAAGCAGAATTAGAGAAAGTAGACCAGATAGGCCCGAAGGTCTCAAGCGCGATAATAAGTTGCGATAAAGATAAAGCACTCAAGGGCGAGATGAAGCTTATCGAGAGGCGCAACGTCAAAGTGATCTCTTATCTTGATAAAGATTACCCTGTAAACCTTAAAGATATCTATGACCCTCCGATCATCCTTTACGTAAAAGGGGAATTGACGGCCGAGGACAGGTATTCCATAGGTATAGTCGGCTCGAGGCACGCGAGCCGTTACGGCCTGCAGACCGCCGAGAGGCTGGGCTATGAATTGGCCGCTCACGGCATGACCGTCGTCTCGGGGTTGGCTCGCGGCATAGACGCGGCCGGCCATAAGGGCGCGCTGAAAGCCAAAGGCAGGACCATAGCTGTGCTCGGCAGCGGCCTCGCTAATATCTATCCGGAAGAGCATATGGGGCTGGCCGAAGAGATCTCAAAGAACGGCGCGGTCGTCTCGGAGTTCCCGATGGCGATGGAACCGTATAAGGATAATTTCCCGAGAAGGAACAGGATAATAAGCGGACTTTCGCTGGGCGTGGTAGTCGTGGAGGCCGCGAAGAATTCAGGCGCCTTGATCACGACAGATTTCGCGCTGGAGCAGGGAAGAGAGTTATTTGCTGTCCCCGGGCAGGCGCGCGCAGCGACCTCTGCCGGGACGAATATGCTGATAAGGCAGGGCGCCAAACTCGTCGAGTCGGCCGATGACGTCATAGAGGAGCTGGGCGATGTCATCAGAGGCCATATGAAGGCGGAAAGGCCGGAAGAGCCGGAGCGTATTCCCGGCGGGCTGGGCCGGCAGGAAGAGGATGTATTCGTGAGATTAAGCGGGACACCCGTAAATATAGATGAGATAGTGGACGGGACAGGGCTTCCCGTCGCCGAAGTTATGCACAGCCTTACCAAGCTCGAGCTCAAAGGCATCATCGCGCAGCTGCCCGGCAAATCGTACGTAAGGAAAAGTTGA
- a CDS encoding shikimate kinase translates to MKNIILVGFMGAGKTAVGKALAGLLKRDFVDLDEKIEKREGMPIAEIFAKKGEPYFRKVEKDAVKEMASLYTGVVTGTGGGAVIDKENVVNLKSNGILFYLDASPAKILERTKGHTHRPLLNVSDPKEKISELLAKRAEFYAQADHRIDTDNLSVDEVAEKIISLLKEDGEIS, encoded by the coding sequence ATGAAAAACATAATATTAGTCGGGTTCATGGGCGCAGGCAAGACAGCCGTTGGAAAGGCGCTTGCCGGATTACTCAAAAGGGATTTTGTTGACCTCGATGAGAAGATCGAGAAGCGCGAAGGCATGCCTATCGCCGAGATATTTGCCAAGAAAGGTGAGCCCTACTTCAGGAAAGTCGAGAAAGATGCCGTGAAGGAGATGGCCTCCTTGTATACGGGTGTCGTTACCGGCACCGGCGGAGGCGCCGTTATCGATAAGGAAAATGTCGTTAATTTGAAATCGAATGGCATCTTATTCTATCTTGACGCGTCACCGGCCAAGATCCTGGAAAGGACGAAAGGCCACACCCACCGGCCTTTGCTCAACGTAAGCGATCCCAAGGAAAAGATCTCCGAGCTGTTAGCGAAACGCGCGGAATTCTATGCTCAGGCTGACCACAGGATAGATACCGACAATTTGAGCGTCGATGAAGTCGCGGAAAAAATAATATCCCTACTTAAAGAAGACGGGGAGATCTCTTAA
- a CDS encoding chorismate synthase: protein MLRYLTAGESHGKVLLGILEGMPAGLKVERGQINLELKRRQSGFGRGARMAIESDTVQILGGLRKGITIGSPIALSIENKDASIDSLPAVTRPRPGHADLAGVIKYDREDIRDILERASARETAMRVAVGAICKMLLEEFGIRIASHVIEIGGAVNQKDMLKKVEECAKTGDTIGGICEITAAGVPIGLGSHVQSDRRLDAIIAGAMMSIQAIKGVEIGLGFAAARLPGSKVHDEIILDKQGGFSRKSNNAGGIEGGISNGEPIIVKIAMKPIATLGTPLETVDIKTKKKAEAQVERHDVCAVHAVSVVGEAALAFVTACAMAEKFGGDSLKEMKRNFDGYIKQVKGF, encoded by the coding sequence ATGTTAAGATATTTGACCGCTGGGGAATCTCACGGAAAGGTATTACTCGGCATCCTCGAGGGTATGCCGGCCGGCCTTAAGGTAGAAAGAGGGCAGATAAACCTCGAGCTCAAACGCAGGCAGTCCGGTTTCGGGCGCGGGGCCAGGATGGCCATAGAGTCGGATACCGTCCAGATACTTGGCGGCCTGCGAAAAGGCATCACTATCGGCAGTCCTATCGCATTATCTATTGAGAACAAGGATGCCTCGATAGACAGCCTCCCGGCCGTCACAAGGCCGCGGCCCGGGCACGCCGATCTGGCCGGGGTAATAAAATACGATAGGGAGGACATCCGCGACATATTGGAGAGGGCGAGCGCGCGCGAGACGGCGATGCGCGTCGCCGTAGGGGCCATCTGCAAGATGCTTTTGGAGGAGTTCGGCATAAGGATAGCCAGCCATGTCATCGAGATTGGCGGCGCCGTAAACCAGAAGGATATGTTGAAGAAGGTCGAGGAATGCGCGAAGACCGGCGATACCATCGGCGGCATCTGCGAGATAACGGCCGCGGGTGTGCCTATCGGCCTGGGAAGCCATGTCCAGTCGGACAGGCGCCTCGACGCGATAATCGCGGGCGCTATGATGTCGATACAGGCGATAAAGGGCGTGGAGATAGGCCTAGGTTTCGCCGCGGCGAGACTCCCCGGCTCCAAGGTGCACGACGAGATAATCCTGGATAAACAAGGCGGTTTCTCGCGCAAGTCCAATAACGCGGGCGGGATAGAAGGCGGCATCAGCAACGGCGAGCCCATAATAGTGAAGATAGCGATGAAACCTATCGCTACGCTGGGAACCCCGCTGGAAACCGTAGACATAAAGACGAAGAAGAAGGCCGAGGCACAGGTCGAGAGGCACGACGTATGCGCGGTGCATGCCGTATCCGTGGTAGGGGAAGCGGCGCTCGCGTTCGTCACGGCTTGCGCGATGGCTGAGAAGTTCGGCGGAGATTCCTTAAAGGAGATGAAGCGCAATTTCGACGGATACATAAAGCAGGTGAAAGGATTTTGA